The region GTTTGTGGGAGACGGTCTGGCGACCATGCTTTCGGGTTCCGTGGGCGGCAGCGGCGTCACCACTTATGCGGAAAACATCGGCGTGATGGCGGTGACCAAAGTCTACTCGACGCTGGTCTTTGTCGCGGCGGCGGTGATGGCGATGCTGCTCGGCTTTTCCCCGAAATTCGGCGCATTGATCCACACCATCCCGGCACCCGTGATTGGCGGCGCCTCGATTGTGGTATTTGGTCTGATTGCCGTCGCGGGGGCACGCATCTGGGTGCAGAATCATGTTGATCTGAGCCAGAACGGTAACCTGATCATGGTGGCGGTGACGCTGGTGCTGGGGGCGGGTGATTTCGCCCTGACGCTGGGCGGGTTTACGGTGGGCGGGATAGGCACGGCAACGTTCGGCGCGATCCTGCTCAACGCCCTGCTGAGCCGCCGGATGGCTGCCGCGCCGCAGGGCGCCGTGGTGACTCAGGATCCGTGAAATCTACACGTCGGGTGACGGCGACGCCTTACCCGACGTGCATGTTCCTTAAGAGCGATCACACCTGCTCAAACAGTCGTTCGATAGATTGCGTGGGGAAGAACAGTGAACTGCTGTTTTCACCTGCCAGCGGGATAAACCCCAGCTTCAGATAAAATCGTTTGGCCCGTTCGTTAAGCGCATCCACAAAAATTCCGTGGACGCCAACAGCCTGCGACGCCAGATAAACAACGCGCATAGCGTGTGTGACAAGCGTTGTTCCCCACTCGTTTCCCTGTAGTTCTTTATGGACAGCCAGACGTCCCAGCGTCACGCTGGGGACGTTGCTGTATGGGATGCGGCGCTGCTGAGTCTTTGAAGGAAGCATCGCTTTTTCAAAGCAACTTCCCGAAAGCGTGTAATAGCCCAGGATACGTGGGTGGTCGCGTTCTTTAAGTAGGTAGCCGCGTAAAATACGTCCGCTGTGCTGACGTACCAGGTGATCGGTAAGGAAGGCATTGAGCGAGGGTTCACCACAATCGAAATTGCCGAAATCGTAATCGGTTCCCTCTGATAACATTTCGATCGTGAGATTTGCCACGACGCTTCACTCCATGTTTCGAAGACGTTTCGCCGCGCGTTTCAGGCGTTCATTTGGCTCTGGCGGATTATCGATGGCATCCATAACGGCATTCCATGAGGCTTCGTTTAATACGAGACGCCGATGCTGTTCGATGACTTCGGCAGCCCGCTCTGACGCACTGTTCACCATAAACTGGGTGATCGTTTGGTTGGTCATCGCTGCCGCTTCTTCAATCATTGTTTTGTCTTCGTCCGATAAGCGAAGATCGATACGCTGTTTTTTAAGTGCTGGCATGGTTTCATTTATCGTGTACGGTTTTTATCCGTACATATCGTAGTTAAACCTGCGCTTTATTTCAATCAAAAGCTTATTCGGCCGTTAAATCGCTCGCCGCATTCCGGCGCTTGCGGAGCTTTAACTCACTCACCAGTACGCCGAGAATAATAAACGCCGCGCCCACCAGCGCCAGCAGCGGCAGACGCTCCCCGGCGAGTCGCCCGAAAATACCCGCCCACACCGGCTCACCGGTGTAAATGACCGTCGCCCGTGTCGGGGATACGCTGCGCTGCGCCCAGTTCATGGTGACCTGGATAATGGCGCTGAAAATGCCCAGCCCCAGCGCCACGACGATAAGCCCTGTGGACATCGGCGGCACAGACTCCCCTGCCGGGACCATCGTCGCGAACGCCACCAGCGACGCAGTGGCAAGCTGCACGACCGTCACCCGCTTAACGTCCACTTTCCCTGCCCAGGCGCTAATCAGAATAATTTCAGCCGCAATGGCAACGGTCCCCACCAGGGTGATGATCTCCCCCGGCCCCAGCGCCAGCAGATTATTTTCCGGCCCGGCTAATAAAATGAGGCCGATGAACGCCAGCACGATGCCAATGCACGACATCAGGCCCGGCATTCTGCCGAGGCACAGCCACTGCAACAGCGGCACCAGCGGTACGTACATGGCGGTGATAAAGGCAGATTTACTGCTGGAGATAGACTGAAGTCCCCACGTTTGCAGGCTGTAACCCATGGCAATCGCCACGCCAATGGCGACACCCGCTTTAAGCTCTCTCAGGGTCAACCCGCGCAGCGTTTTCAACGAAATAAGCGCCACGGCGATTGCCGCGGTTGCAAAGCGCAGACCCACGAAGAAAAACGGATCGCTCATCGTGACCGCGTACTGAACGGCGAGAAAGGTTCCGCCCCAGAACATGGTGATTAAAATCAGGATGGCTTCCTGAGGCTTAATGGAGAAGGTAAAACGGGAAACGGACATGGGACACCAGCACGAAGAATCAATCCTGTAGTGTGCGATGCCTTTGGTTACAGTTCAATGTTGCAGACATAAAAAAACCGCCGGGAAACCCGGCGGCAGGGAGTTAACCCGGCGTACTACTTGTTGCTGCCGTGGCTATTTTTACCCCCTTTTTTACCAGCCTCTGATGCGCGCTGAGGGTCGTTTTTAAAGTTGCCCCCGCTAGACTGGCCACCTTTACGACCTGCTTCTGATGCTCTTTCACGGTCTTCAGCGAAATTACCTGAACCACCACGATGGTTTGCCATCTCTAACCTCCAGAGTGTGAAACATTAGACA is a window of Enterobacter hormaechei ATCC 49162 DNA encoding:
- a CDS encoding GNAT family N-acetyltransferase translates to MANLTIEMLSEGTDYDFGNFDCGEPSLNAFLTDHLVRQHSGRILRGYLLKERDHPRILGYYTLSGSCFEKAMLPSKTQQRRIPYSNVPSVTLGRLAVHKELQGNEWGTTLVTHAMRVVYLASQAVGVHGIFVDALNERAKRFYLKLGFIPLAGENSSSLFFPTQSIERLFEQV
- a CDS encoding DUF1778 domain-containing protein: MPALKKQRIDLRLSDEDKTMIEEAAAMTNQTITQFMVNSASERAAEVIEQHRRLVLNEASWNAVMDAIDNPPEPNERLKRAAKRLRNME
- a CDS encoding general stress protein; the protein is MANHRGGSGNFAEDRERASEAGRKGGQSSGGNFKNDPQRASEAGKKGGKNSHGSNK
- a CDS encoding DMT family transporter; this encodes MSVSRFTFSIKPQEAILILITMFWGGTFLAVQYAVTMSDPFFFVGLRFATAAIAVALISLKTLRGLTLRELKAGVAIGVAIAMGYSLQTWGLQSISSSKSAFITAMYVPLVPLLQWLCLGRMPGLMSCIGIVLAFIGLILLAGPENNLLALGPGEIITLVGTVAIAAEIILISAWAGKVDVKRVTVVQLATASLVAFATMVPAGESVPPMSTGLIVVALGLGIFSAIIQVTMNWAQRSVSPTRATVIYTGEPVWAGIFGRLAGERLPLLALVGAAFIILGVLVSELKLRKRRNAASDLTAE